From the Streptomyces sp. KMM 9044 genome, one window contains:
- a CDS encoding ABC transporter ATP-binding protein, which yields MIGVAPPSYDPAAPTTAGTLPVGAPATVRAYVGELLRRHRRAFVLLITVNTVAVISSMVGPYLLGDLVERVPDRTRELHLGLTAALFVLVLVVQAVFVRQVRLRGAMLGERMLADLREDFLVRSVGLPPGVLERAGTGDLLSRITTDIDRLGNAMREAVPQLAIGVVWVVLLLGGLVVTAPELAPAVLVAVPLLVAGCRWYFRRAPAAYRSEAAGYAAVAAALAETVDAGRTIEAHRLSERRVTLSDQRVKEWTAWGRYTLWLRSVLFPVVDLTHVTVLGSVLMIGGVFVLQGWIGVGQLTTGALLAQMLVDPVGLILRWYDELQVAQVSLARLAGVRDIEPDAGDAALAPDGRHVHAERVCFGYHEGVDVLRKVSLEVAPGTRLALVGPSGAGKSTLGRLLAGIYAPRDGTVTLGSAELSRMTAEHVRTHVALVNQEHHVFVGSLRDNLRLARTGAEDAELWAALGAVDADGWARALDDGLDSEVGSGGLALTPARAQQIALARLVLADPHTLVLDEATSLLDPRAARHLERSLARVLNGRTVVAIAHRLHTAHDADVIAVVEDGRISELGSHDELVAADGAYAALWRSWHG from the coding sequence ATGATCGGCGTGGCTCCACCGTCCTACGACCCCGCGGCCCCGACCACGGCCGGCACCCTGCCCGTGGGCGCGCCCGCCACCGTCCGTGCCTATGTGGGCGAGCTGCTCCGCAGGCATCGCAGGGCCTTCGTGCTCCTGATCACGGTGAACACCGTCGCGGTGATCTCCTCGATGGTCGGCCCGTATCTGCTGGGCGACCTGGTGGAACGCGTCCCGGACCGCACACGGGAGCTCCATCTGGGGCTCACCGCCGCACTGTTCGTACTGGTGCTGGTCGTCCAGGCGGTGTTCGTACGGCAGGTGCGGCTGCGCGGGGCGATGCTCGGCGAGCGGATGCTTGCCGATCTGCGTGAGGACTTCCTGGTGCGGTCGGTCGGGCTGCCGCCCGGTGTGCTGGAGCGGGCCGGGACGGGCGATCTGCTGTCCCGGATCACGACCGACATCGACCGGCTCGGCAACGCGATGCGCGAGGCGGTGCCCCAGCTGGCCATCGGTGTGGTGTGGGTGGTGCTGCTGCTGGGCGGTCTGGTCGTCACGGCCCCCGAACTTGCGCCGGCCGTACTGGTCGCCGTTCCGCTGCTGGTGGCCGGCTGCCGCTGGTACTTCCGGCGGGCGCCGGCCGCGTACCGCTCCGAGGCCGCCGGGTACGCCGCCGTGGCCGCGGCGCTCGCCGAGACCGTGGACGCGGGACGGACCATCGAGGCGCACCGCCTCAGCGAGCGCCGGGTGACACTGTCGGACCAGCGGGTCAAGGAGTGGACGGCCTGGGGACGCTACACACTGTGGCTGCGCTCGGTGCTCTTCCCCGTCGTCGACCTCACCCATGTGACCGTGCTCGGCTCGGTGCTGATGATCGGCGGTGTCTTCGTCCTGCAGGGCTGGATCGGTGTCGGCCAGCTGACGACCGGAGCGCTGCTGGCGCAGATGCTCGTCGACCCGGTGGGGCTGATCCTGCGCTGGTACGACGAGTTGCAGGTGGCCCAGGTGTCGCTGGCCCGGCTGGCCGGGGTCCGGGACATCGAGCCCGACGCCGGTGACGCCGCCTTGGCCCCCGACGGACGCCATGTGCACGCCGAGCGGGTGTGCTTCGGCTACCACGAGGGCGTCGACGTGCTGCGCAAGGTGTCGCTCGAGGTCGCGCCCGGGACCAGGCTGGCGCTGGTCGGCCCCTCCGGCGCGGGCAAGTCCACTCTGGGACGGCTGCTCGCCGGGATCTACGCGCCCCGGGACGGCACGGTGACCCTGGGCAGCGCCGAGCTGTCCCGGATGACCGCGGAACACGTCCGTACCCATGTGGCCCTGGTCAACCAGGAGCACCATGTCTTCGTGGGTTCCCTGCGCGACAACCTGCGGCTCGCCCGGACGGGTGCCGAGGACGCCGAGTTGTGGGCGGCACTCGGCGCGGTCGACGCGGACGGCTGGGCGCGTGCGCTCGACGACGGCCTCGACAGCGAGGTCGGCTCGGGCGGGCTGGCGCTCACCCCGGCCCGGGCACAGCAGATCGCCCTGGCCCGCCTGGTCCTGGCCGACCCGCACACGCTGGTACTGGACGAGGCGACCTCGCTGCTCGACCCCCGCGCGGCCCGGCACCTGGAACGTTCGCTGGCCCGTGTCCTGAACGGCCGCACCGTCGTCGCCATCGCCCACCGCCTGCACACCGCGCATGACGCGGACGTCATCGCCGTCGTCGAGGACGGCCGCATCAGTGAGCTGGGCAGCCACGACGAACTGGTCGCGGCGGACGGCGCCTACGCGGCACTGTGGCGCTCCTGGCACGGGTGA
- a CDS encoding ABC transporter transmembrane domain-containing protein has protein sequence MQIQDLPYPDPGVPDARSGPRFLRWLFRNQLPGQLKSLAWGLLHFASVASLPFCVGIGVQAAVDRSGTRLALAGGLMALACAGNAIGDTFLHRAAATNWITAAARVQQLLARRTATLGSALTRRVAAGEVVAVSTGDVEKISWFVEALSRFTAALVTLVLVCVGLVLYQPALGVVVVVGLPLLALAVLLLLPPATRRADVQREKAGRATELASDTVAGLRVLRGIGGEELFLDRYRRASQEVRHAAVRSARMWSLIAAIQVLLPGLLLITVVCYGVHLARQGRIAVGELVTVYSSVMLLAYPLRHFEETAMAYSFSRPSAKRAARVLSLERSMDTAGTRGPERPSGDLYDPATGLLAPVGRLTAVVCGDPDAAGHLAERLGGHAAHAARDGSVLLGGVPLDELPLDSARGSVLVQDKDPVLLSGTLRELLDVPSSGAVPAREALDAAQCADVLAALVQGSLDAADPMDAQLTERGRALSGGQRQRLSLARSLVTDPEVLVLDEPTSAVDSHTEARIAESLRELRSGRTTVVFTSSPLLLDRADRVVFLHDGTVAAVGGHRELVRTEPRYRAVVTRETETTTRTGAQPRAKNGVRGGTDGLAGLDQLMEIEETA, from the coding sequence ATGCAGATCCAAGACCTTCCGTATCCCGACCCGGGCGTGCCCGACGCCCGCTCGGGCCCCCGATTCCTGCGGTGGCTCTTCCGGAATCAGCTGCCGGGCCAGCTCAAGTCCCTGGCTTGGGGACTGCTCCACTTCGCCTCCGTCGCCTCGCTCCCGTTCTGTGTGGGCATCGGCGTCCAGGCCGCCGTCGACCGTTCCGGCACCCGGCTCGCCCTGGCCGGCGGGCTCATGGCCCTGGCCTGCGCGGGCAACGCGATCGGCGACACCTTCCTGCACCGGGCCGCCGCCACCAACTGGATCACCGCGGCCGCCCGTGTCCAGCAGTTGCTGGCCCGCAGGACCGCGACCCTGGGTTCCGCGCTGACCCGGCGCGTCGCGGCCGGCGAGGTCGTGGCCGTCTCCACCGGTGACGTCGAGAAGATCAGCTGGTTCGTCGAGGCCCTGTCCCGGTTCACCGCGGCCCTGGTCACCCTCGTGCTGGTCTGCGTCGGCCTGGTTCTCTACCAGCCCGCGCTCGGTGTGGTCGTCGTCGTGGGCCTGCCCCTGCTGGCGCTCGCGGTTCTGCTGCTGCTGCCTCCCGCCACCCGACGGGCCGACGTCCAGCGGGAGAAGGCCGGCCGGGCCACGGAACTCGCCTCGGACACGGTTGCCGGACTGCGCGTGCTGCGCGGCATCGGGGGCGAGGAACTGTTCCTGGACCGCTACCGCCGCGCGTCCCAGGAAGTCCGCCACGCCGCCGTTCGCAGCGCCCGGATGTGGTCCCTGATCGCCGCGATCCAGGTGCTGCTGCCGGGACTCCTGCTGATCACGGTGGTCTGCTACGGAGTTCATCTGGCCCGTCAGGGGCGGATCGCCGTGGGCGAACTGGTCACCGTCTACAGCTCGGTGATGCTGCTCGCGTATCCTCTGCGCCACTTCGAGGAGACAGCAATGGCCTACTCCTTCTCACGGCCGTCGGCCAAGCGCGCGGCGCGGGTGCTGTCGCTGGAGCGGTCCATGGACACCGCCGGTACACGCGGCCCCGAGCGGCCCTCCGGCGACCTGTACGATCCGGCGACGGGTCTGCTCGCCCCGGTGGGCCGGCTCACCGCGGTGGTGTGCGGGGACCCGGACGCGGCGGGGCACCTCGCCGAACGGCTCGGCGGGCACGCGGCGCACGCGGCGCGGGACGGCTCGGTGCTGCTCGGCGGCGTGCCGCTCGACGAGCTGCCGCTGGACTCCGCGCGCGGCTCCGTCCTCGTCCAGGACAAGGATCCGGTGCTGCTGTCCGGCACGCTGCGCGAACTGCTCGACGTGCCCTCGTCCGGGGCCGTCCCAGCGCGCGAGGCACTGGACGCCGCGCAGTGCGCGGACGTACTGGCGGCGCTGGTGCAGGGTTCACTCGACGCCGCGGACCCGATGGACGCGCAGCTCACCGAGCGCGGGCGGGCCCTCTCCGGCGGCCAGCGGCAGCGACTGTCGCTGGCCCGGTCGCTGGTCACCGACCCGGAGGTCCTCGTCCTGGACGAGCCGACCTCCGCCGTCGACTCGCACACCGAGGCCCGGATCGCCGAGAGCCTGCGGGAACTGCGGTCGGGCCGTACGACCGTGGTCTTCACCTCGTCGCCCCTGCTGCTGGACCGGGCGGACCGGGTGGTCTTCCTGCACGACGGGACAGTCGCGGCCGTCGGCGGCCACCGCGAGCTGGTGCGTACCGAGCCCCGGTACCGGGCCGTGGTGACCCGCGAGACGGAGACCACGACGAGGACCGGGGCACAGCCCCGGGCGAAGAACGGGGTGCGGGGCGGAACGGACGGCCTGGCCGGCCTGGACCAGCTCATGGAGATCGAGGAGACAGCATGA
- a CDS encoding MarR family winged helix-turn-helix transcriptional regulator, which produces MTTPDPDGLLAEQLLRLTRRVHRIQKRHLVRRELGITPAQSRLLRSLVHYASPPRMADLAERLEVVPRAVTTLVDGLEAGGKVRRVPDPANRRVIRIELTDDGHAALRELHAARRAAAEEILAPLADEQREVLGALLDTLVDGTSATPQHLDASC; this is translated from the coding sequence ATGACCACCCCCGACCCCGACGGCCTGCTGGCCGAGCAGTTGCTTCGGCTGACCCGCCGGGTGCACCGCATCCAGAAGCGCCATCTGGTGCGGCGCGAGCTGGGCATCACCCCGGCCCAGTCCCGGCTGCTGCGCAGCCTCGTTCACTACGCCTCGCCACCCCGCATGGCCGACCTGGCCGAACGGCTGGAGGTCGTGCCGCGCGCCGTGACCACGCTGGTCGACGGGCTGGAGGCCGGTGGCAAGGTGCGGCGGGTGCCCGATCCGGCCAATCGGCGGGTGATCCGGATCGAGCTCACCGACGACGGACACGCGGCCCTGCGGGAGCTGCACGCCGCACGCAGGGCCGCCGCGGAAGAGATCCTGGCTCCGCTGGCGGACGAGCAGCGCGAGGTTCTCGGCGCGCTGCTCGACACACTGGTCGACGGGACGTCCGCCACCCCGCAGCACCTCGACGCGTCCTGCTGA
- a CDS encoding ABC transporter ATP-binding protein, with amino-acid sequence MHPDHEPAWSTPAGAEEQPRQVRRILRLFRPYRGRLAIVGLLVGAASLVSVATPFLLRAILDVAIPEGRTGLLSLLALGMILSAVLTSVFGVLQTLISTTVGQRVMHDLRTAVYDRLQRMSLAFFTRTRTGEVQSRIASDIGGMQATVTSTATSLVSNLTSVVATVVAMLVLDWRLTVVSLVLLPAFVWISRRVGNERKKITTQRQKQMASMAATITESLSVSGILLGRTMGRSDSLTSAFAEESDRLVDLEVRSNMAGRWRMAVIAIVMAAMPAVIYWTAGMALSASGPGVSIGTIVAFVSLQQGLFRPAVSLLSTGVQIQASLALFQRIFEYLDLPVDITERTDPVHLDRVGGEVRFENVTFGYDGKSGPVLDGIDITVPAGTSLAVVGSTGAGKSTLGHLVPRLYDATGGRVTLDGVDVRDLDFDTLARAVGVVSQETYLFHASVADNLRFAKPDATDKELHAAARAAQIHDHIDALPDGYDTVVGERGHRFSGGEKQRLAIARTILRDPPVLVLDEATSALDTRTEAAVQRAIDALSADRTTLTIAHRLSTVRGADQIVVLEAGRAVERGTHEELLEQGGRYAALVRRDAQLEPTR; translated from the coding sequence ATGCACCCCGACCATGAACCCGCCTGGAGCACACCCGCGGGCGCCGAGGAACAGCCCCGGCAGGTGCGCCGCATCCTGCGGCTGTTCCGCCCCTACCGGGGCCGCCTCGCGATTGTCGGTCTGCTTGTCGGAGCGGCGTCGCTCGTCTCGGTCGCCACCCCGTTCCTGCTCAGGGCGATCCTCGACGTCGCGATCCCCGAGGGCCGCACCGGACTCCTCAGCCTGCTGGCCCTCGGCATGATCCTCAGCGCCGTCCTCACCAGTGTTTTCGGCGTGCTCCAGACGCTGATCTCCACGACCGTGGGCCAACGCGTGATGCACGATCTGCGCACCGCCGTCTATGACCGGCTCCAGCGCATGTCGCTCGCCTTCTTCACCCGCACCCGCACCGGCGAGGTCCAGTCCCGCATCGCCAGCGACATCGGCGGCATGCAGGCCACCGTGACCTCCACGGCGACCTCCCTGGTCTCCAACCTCACCAGCGTCGTCGCCACCGTTGTCGCGATGCTCGTCCTCGACTGGCGGCTGACCGTCGTCTCGCTGGTCCTGCTGCCGGCCTTCGTATGGATCAGCCGTCGTGTCGGCAACGAACGCAAGAAGATCACCACCCAGCGTCAGAAGCAGATGGCCTCGATGGCTGCCACGATCACCGAGTCACTGTCGGTCAGCGGCATTCTGCTGGGCCGCACCATGGGTCGGTCCGACTCGCTGACCAGTGCCTTCGCCGAAGAGTCCGACCGTCTGGTGGACCTGGAGGTCCGGTCGAACATGGCCGGCCGCTGGCGCATGGCCGTCATCGCGATCGTCATGGCCGCCATGCCCGCCGTTATCTACTGGACCGCGGGCATGGCCCTGAGCGCGAGCGGCCCCGGGGTCTCCATCGGGACGATCGTCGCCTTCGTCTCGCTCCAGCAGGGCCTGTTCCGGCCGGCCGTGAGTCTGCTGTCGACCGGGGTCCAGATCCAGGCCTCGCTCGCGCTGTTCCAGCGCATCTTCGAGTATCTCGACCTCCCCGTGGACATCACCGAGCGCACGGATCCGGTCCACCTGGACCGGGTCGGCGGCGAGGTCCGGTTCGAGAACGTCACCTTCGGCTACGACGGGAAGAGCGGCCCCGTCCTCGACGGCATCGACATCACCGTCCCCGCCGGCACCAGCCTCGCGGTGGTCGGCTCGACCGGCGCAGGCAAGTCCACGCTGGGCCACCTCGTGCCACGGCTGTACGACGCCACCGGGGGCAGGGTCACGCTCGACGGCGTCGACGTGCGCGACCTCGACTTCGACACCCTGGCGCGCGCGGTCGGCGTCGTCTCCCAGGAGACGTACCTCTTCCACGCCTCCGTCGCCGACAACCTGCGGTTCGCGAAGCCCGACGCCACGGACAAGGAACTCCACGCGGCGGCCAGGGCGGCACAGATCCACGACCACATCGACGCCCTGCCTGACGGGTACGACACCGTCGTGGGGGAGCGCGGCCACCGCTTCTCCGGCGGTGAGAAGCAGCGCCTGGCGATCGCCCGGACCATTCTGCGCGACCCGCCCGTGCTCGTCCTCGACGAGGCCACCAGCGCGCTCGACACCCGTACCGAGGCCGCCGTCCAGCGGGCCATCGACGCGCTGTCGGCGGACCGGACCACACTCACCATCGCCCACCGGCTCTCCACCGTCCGAGGCGCCGACCAGATCGTGGTGCTCGAGGCGGGACGCGCGGTCGAACGCGGCACGCACGAGGAACTCCTGGAGCAGGGCGGGCGGTACGCGGCCCTCGTTCGCAGGGACGCCCAACTGGAGCCGACGAGATGA
- the mltG gene encoding endolytic transglycosylase MltG, whose product MQTNTPSRSTIRLTRRGRIALIATGAVVAGTAVAVPLLVLGDDGDPRPTTLVIPEGRRASQVYAAVDTALELPAGSTRKSLASADLKLPADAGGNPEGYLFPGTYPLKEKATPEQLLALMVETANKKFSGAPVAAGAQRNAMNVYQAVTIASIVQAEASTKADMGKVARVIFNRLERGMPLQMDSTVDYALGRPTPGVKKADIEAGSPYNSYTRMGLPPTPIDNPGEEAMRAAINPTPGDWLYFVTVKPGDTRFTADHREHRSDVAEFTARQQKEQREKQEQPAEK is encoded by the coding sequence ATGCAGACGAACACTCCGTCACGAAGCACGATCCGACTGACGCGCCGGGGGCGGATCGCCCTCATCGCGACCGGGGCCGTCGTGGCCGGTACCGCCGTGGCAGTGCCCCTGCTCGTCCTGGGCGACGACGGCGACCCCCGCCCCACGACCCTGGTGATCCCGGAGGGCCGGCGGGCGAGCCAGGTGTACGCGGCCGTCGACACGGCCCTCGAGCTGCCCGCGGGGAGCACGAGGAAGTCCCTTGCGTCGGCCGACCTCAAGCTGCCGGCCGACGCCGGGGGGAATCCGGAGGGCTACCTCTTCCCTGGGACGTATCCGCTGAAGGAGAAGGCGACACCGGAGCAGTTGCTGGCGCTGATGGTCGAGACGGCCAACAAGAAGTTCAGCGGAGCCCCCGTCGCCGCCGGCGCGCAGCGCAACGCGATGAACGTCTACCAGGCCGTCACCATCGCGAGCATCGTCCAGGCCGAGGCGTCCACCAAGGCCGACATGGGCAAGGTGGCCCGGGTGATCTTCAACCGTCTGGAGCGCGGGATGCCGCTGCAGATGGACTCGACGGTCGACTACGCCCTGGGCCGTCCGACGCCCGGCGTCAAGAAGGCGGACATCGAGGCCGGCAGCCCTTACAACTCCTATACACGCATGGGGCTGCCGCCCACCCCGATCGACAACCCCGGCGAGGAGGCGATGCGCGCGGCGATCAATCCGACGCCGGGCGACTGGCTGTACTTCGTCACGGTCAAGCCGGGCGACACCCGCTTCACCGCCGACCACAGGGAACACCGGAGCGACGTCGCCGAGTTCACCGCGCGGCAGCAGAAGGAGCAGCGGGAGAAGCAGGAACAGCCGGCGG